The nucleotide window TCTTCTATTAAGAATATCTGTAAATCTTTAAATATTTGCatctatatattataatttttttatatttacactaaaattaaccattaaaattagtctattaatataaaatatatgttaaaataaatcatatatatttatctattgAATTTGAGAATTGATTTGTTTCGAAGAAGACTGAGacaacaaacttaaaaaaatctGGTAATGATGACGATTTAACCCTCTAAAATTGTTGACTAGATCAGCTTCTTACATGCTTATCTTATCGattcaattttgaaataaaatgaaaaaattgaaaaaatatatataatattgaaCGGAACACTCTATTATACAGATCGAGtgatatagaaaaataaataaattatttttataattatttttattattttattgttattcaaagtgtaaattctatttttttcaatctctctttcatcccataaaaaaaatctataaactTAAATCTTTACCATATAATTCATCTTATTGAACATGAGTATGGACTTTGTATTTGTTgggttttttgaatttttttaattgaagttAAAAGCATTGAAAGATAAGAGttagttttattattgttaaatttaaaagCATTGAGAGATTTTCGACTAGATCGATTTATATactacttatgtatttttattatatttaattatcatcaatattaaattaataaaaaataatttaggtaACACTTCATATTAGTCTTTTTATGTTATaagttttttcacttttttttagtGCATTaagtttataataataaatatgtttttgtttttctctcttttcttctctatgGCTACGAACTATGTTATCGTCtatatttctgtaatttctATTATTGAATATCATGGCAGCGCTACTGCCTTACTGAACCTTCCCTTAACTTTTTTATTAGCCCTTTTTCATGATTCATTAAGATGATGTAAGTTTTCTCTTCGTTAACAGTATTTactgtatttaaaaatttataacttttttattgataaaaattatttttaatattgattatagtgcaaaatataattttaaaagagtaATGAGTATATTTTCAAACTAAAAAGAACtcatttttcttccaaaaaaattgttacttaaattatttttttattagtttaatattgatgaacattaattataataagaatACATAAGGTTTAATATAAAACCTGCACaattaacaaataattaaccaataaattaattattagttaaataaattaaaaaattatattttttaatttaataaagtagaaataattaaaatataaattttaatattaattttaaaaattttaaatttttgatctAAAATTGAGCCAAACGAACCGAACCGGTTGAATTAGGTCCAAATCAATCTCAAGGCCCAACCCACTTACCCATTAATTAAGAGCGTAAGCTCTTCTTCCCCAAACACAAGGAAAACACGCGAACACAACACCTTCGCATAAATATTCAATTTGCCATATGTAATAGCCTAATATACAGATCTTTATACTCGActtaagtattttaatttattaaaggtATGCTCATGAACTTTATGTTAGACGTATCAGTTAGATATCCTAATTAGCAAGCACAGACTCAGTATAAGCAGTTTCATCCCTCAAGTTCATGAGGATGAACTGCTTTGATACTATAATATAACACCCTAATATACAGATTCTTatactcgagtcataagtcaacgATATTGAGGTGATACGACTCAGAGtggaataataatatatatttatttgtgtAATTGAAAGAATTATTAAATGAGAagtttgaaaaggaaaaaaataaaaaaaagcactCTCGTATCGAAACACAGAAAATAAACGCGTTCAGATTACGGATAAATAACTAAAGCATATAAGGAAGAATAGAATAAAATGGAATAGACATAAATATTAGTATACTAGTCACTAGTCGCGACTTGCGAAGTTTATGTCCAATAGGGATTACAGAGTTAAAACAATTGACAAGGAAATTTCTCCCAAAATACATCACAGTCTCTGtagacaaattttaaaataatatacacATCAATAAAAGTgttttccaaaataaaaagagaaatccTATACCTGTTCATGCATTGCTTTATTCCTTGAAAAATTGCGGTTGCCAAGAGCAGTTTCTTCCAATTGCATTTTTCACATAAACTGCGGTAGTTTACATTAATCTAAAATTCGCTGCTACCAGTAATGATTTACATAAATATGTAAAAGTTGTAATTGCGTCTtattacaataataattaaaaagttaaaaaatttataatggtATATTGATAAATTAGAACAATAAATTTTtggtataaataaaaaatgtattaataaaaatttgaatataataaataattaaataaaagatatgtttataataaataaataattttaaaatatatttatttttaataaaaaatgtagttatttttttaaataattttaatgataaaaatatttttttaataattaaaaaaattaaaacccgAGTTTTCACCGGTAAATTTTGGtaaatttttcaagaattttttttttttgaaaagaatcCAATTTCCCAGCCCATAACCGTCGGGTTTCTCTCCCCAACTCATCTTCGATTCTCTGTCCTTCGTACCTCACTCACCGCGCCGGTCAGCCAACGGAGGTCGCCTCTCCTTCCTCCGAGTCGCCAGTCTCCGCTCTCCTTCCTCCGTCTTGGCTCCTCCGTGCCGTGTGTCTCGTCGTCCACTGCGCGTGGCTGTGCTGAAGCTCCGAACTCCGAAGCTGCTCCGTCCCTGACTCAGCTTCTGCTTCTGTAGGTGagttttgtttcatttttttaagttattctTCGAtctctattaattttttatgcttAGTATCTTCATTTTTAATGTAGCTTTAGATAAATTGATGATTACTTGTACTGATTAGATAATAGGTTCTGTGACTGTGAATCTGTTTAGATAAGAACGCCCGATTACTGCCTATAATGTAGCTGCTTACTGTCATACTGGTATCGTGGTTATCTATTACTTGGTGAGATTGCTGTAAGCATTTAAATCCATGGAGATATACACGTCCCATGCTTTTTGTGATTATCCAAAAGACTGCTTTGATGTATAATAGGGCAGGTAAACATTCCACTGATCTGTCCTCAAGATCTTGCTGGACACACACTCGATTGGACCAGTTGCCAAGATTTGATGACTATATCAGAATATATATTTCATTTTATACCTCCCATTTCATGCTTTAGAAGCTATGAATGGATTTTATCTCATGGATGCTTTTGCTGTGTTTTTATCAGTTCTGACTACATAATTTGCTATTgctactctcttttttttgtttgatttgagGCTGAGTCAACCAGTTCAACTAGTAGCTCATCAGTTGAAGCAGTGACCCAGTACTATGATCGGTTTAATTATCGGTTCAGTTCTGATAACGATGGATACAATAGATAGTTATAACTCCGTCCCCTTCCTTtttttaattaccaaaaatacCCTTCTCCATTGCCATCCCCACCATCACCTTCACCAGCCATTGCTACCATACTCAACCACTCTAAGAAGGTTTCCCTGCAAAGGTAATACTCCCTCACTCCCCTCTCAAAGTTAATTGTGAAAACCTAACAAACACTGCTGCTTGTGTTGTTCTTCCTTTGATTTTGAACGCTTCTGATGTGGGTTTTTGTTGAGTTCCTATGCTAGCTCTAATTGCAGCGTCCTCTTCTAATCTAACATAATCTAATCCTATATTTGGATATTCCAACTTTGAAATTTCAATTCAAAGCGAGATTTGAGTTCTGGGGTGTGATCAGATTGCTTGAAAAATAGATATGATATGATTTTATTCTGTTGGAATTCTAACTGATTGCCATTTCCTTAGTCCTGAATTGAGCTACACTAGTCAATAGGTTACTAAATTTAGAATGCCTAAGTAAGGAGGAGGTGGCTGAGAGAGGGGGACTTCAATTCAATCTATGGAATATAGGTGAGTAGGTTGGGATAGCTTCAGCCACTCCTTTAATTAGAACTTCCTTCACTTCTTTTGGTACTTCTCATGAGATTTATGTGTGGCCTTTTTTTGTGATAAGTTACTGGTAATATTGTATTCAGTGTTAGAATAATTGATTGTGTTGTAGGTTATATTGTCATACTATTGGCTTACAACATTCCAGAAGATGTTCCTGTCATCTTGCTATTTTAACTTGATTGCTTATTAAATAATCACTAGCTTGTTCACTGATTCATCTCATTGACTTATTAAATTTTCAGTAGAGGAATTCTCGCCAGCTTTAACAAAAGATGCAGGACTCCCCTGACTCAAGTCATGGATTCAGGGTGGGCCAACGAGTACATTCATCGGGTGATTCAAGGAGAATAGGTACAGTTAAGTATGTGGGGCCTGTAGAAGGCTATTCAGGCACGTGGGTTGGAGTTGACTGGGATAATGGAGAAGGCAAACATGATGGATCCATCAATGGTGTCCGATACTTTCATGCAAAGTCTGAAAGATCGGGGTCATTGGTTCGTGCTCCGAATTTGAGCCAAGGGATTTCATTGCTTGAGGCTCTTGAAAAAAGATACCGAAGTAAATCAACTAATGATGAAGAGGGTATGCCTTTTGCTAATATTTAAGTTTTGTTAACATATCCATGCTCTGGTTTCCTAGAGTAGTGGAATAAAAATGCAATGCTAGTGGTATGATATGAAGCCTTGGGTGAGAAATAATAAGGCATATATTATTCTTTTCAAACTTCTTTTCATTCTAGAATTATTTGCTGACAAATGACAGTTTAATATTTCTTCTGTATATAATTTCTCACATGTGACTCccaccaaacataaaataatacgTGATAGTACTCGCCCCCTTTTTTTTAGCAGATGAAATGTATGTCCTTTCAACTAGCAACAATCGAGTATCTATTCAACTTGTGGGTAaagataaaattcaagataaactAAGTCGATTTGAGGAGTTAACCAATGCATCATTGGCGTATATGGGTGTTAGTTTCCCTGGAATTCCATACCAGATTAATACTACAGTCCCAAGTAAGCTTGACTCTGGAACACTTCTGTTTCATTTCTCatataaaaattgaatgaaACATAACCCGATCCATTTTAGAagtattctttcttttcttttttttttcactattttcttttttcatgatAAAATTGTAGTAGTGGTGAATTAGTTGCTTTTACCTGAAGTTCTTATTATCTACTTCTACCTTAAGTTATGACTAGAAACTGCATTTTATCATATAAAGAAGTCCAAAATATCAAACTGCAATATTGACGAGGAAACTCTTTTTCTCCCCATTTTTCCGCAATAGATATGAAGGAACTTGACCTGACTGGGAACCTGCTTTCGGATTGGAAGGTACGTAACCTGGTTTTTTTTCCACAATTGTATCTTGACTAAGGCTGTAGCATTGAGTCTGCTAATTTTTAACACACCATTCATATCTTACCCAGAGCTTTTATTCATGAAAATTACAGATGGTCTTTTGCTGGTAGTTGGTAAACTCAAATATATTTAGTCTGAATCTTGTGTTAAGAAGTTTTCTTTATGTTTAAATATTCAGATTGTGGTTAGAAGGTTTGTGACATGTTATTTTCTTACCACCACCTCAATTTCTATACTATTAACAGCTCTTAAATGGTGTAATTGTTGCCTTGAGTTGTAAACTTATGACCTCATGCAAACTGCCCAAGTTCCTCACACTAATGGAACTAATTATTGGCTGGTCCTACTATTTGTTTTTatagttcttttcttttcatttctcaCATTTCATGTTTTGCCTTTTGAGGATCttgttgaaaaacaaaagatttaaaactgtaaaaacattaaaatcctgttccttgcttccttttctAGTTTCAGTATTTCTTTCACTTTCAGAAAAATAATAGATGGAAACCAAAACAAGCAAGCCCAACTTCCTCTCTTATTGGCTTAGTTTTCCCTCTATTCATCTCTTAGAGAGCTCATTAGTAAgtgattatatataaatttctttCTGCTTATTTTGTATAGCAAAATATATTGATTGACAACAATTATTATTcagtatcttttttatttatgtttttgcaGGATGTTGGCAAAATTTGTGGTCAGTTACCTGCTTTGCAGGCTCTCAACTTATCTAACAACTTAATGTCACCATATAAATCAGAACTTCCACCACTGGAAAGCATCCGCATTCTAGTTTTAAATAATACTGGTGTAGATTGGGAGCAGGTTCCTTTCTATATCTTTCCCGAACTTCTGCTGCTTAAATTCCCATCATGTTAGTTAGGAGCCGTTAAAATTTAATCGTGTTTAACTGGGCAGGTTGAATTGCTTAGACAATCATTGACAGCTATTGAAGAGCTACATCTTATCGGAAACAATATAAGCAGAGTACTGGTACATTTTGTTTTTggttcattattcttgttaaatatCTTAACGGCTGCACACTTAGATATCCTTTCATGAGTACCCGTTTCTAAACTATGGAGAGCAGTTTAATAAACATTAGAAATTGAACCATTTCAATCACACTGCAAGATTTCTCTAAATCATAGTCTTAGAATGGAAGCCCATTAAAGGAGGGAATAGCATTGTTGatatattcttctttctttagcATTTTCTCAGCCTTTATTGCTCATCTCCTCAAAGGTTTGTCGTTTTACATGTAGCGGGGCagcaagttttttttttttaattattattattattgatactTAATTGATGTTGAAgtgtattaattttaattgtttttggaTGGAAATAATAAGCGTAATTTGGTTTTTACTTTAATGTTTAATCTTATATTGctctatgtttttctttttgtcatttGTATGAAGTACACAAAATTTTAAAGCcttctatcttttttttcagCCTATGTCATCCTCCTTTGTTCAAGGATTTAATTCTTTGCGTCTATTGAATTTGGATGATAATTGTATAGCTGAATGGGATGAAGTCATGAAGCTTTCTCAACTAAGATGGTTGGTTATGGCATAATGTTTTCAATTCTATAATACATTCTTAATTCCAGGTTGGACTGATACCATTTTAACCACATTTGACTTTAGCgaccatttatttatttatctaactACTTATTTTAAGTGCTTAGCACCAGAGTGAAATTGTATGATTAAAGTGAAATGTGGTTAAAGTCATAGGTGGTATCTGTATTACTGGAAGTACAGATAGATTGTATCTTAGACCTGGCAACAAGTATTTACCTCCTTTGTGATTTATGTATTCTCTTCACTAATCACTACCTCTACTTCTGAGTAGATTTGGTTTTAAGTCTGTTACTGTTCTAAATTTTCATGGtttgttatgttttgtttcaGTTTGGAACAGCTTTATTTGAACAAGAATTGTTTGAATGCTATCTTATATCCTGATAACGGCCAGCAGAATGAATTGGAAGCCACAAGCTATAAGCCCTTTCAAAATTTGCACTGCCTTCTATTAGGTAGTATTTCTCTTGATGATGCTCATCATCCTGCACGAAATACAGATTGTGGACATCTATTGACTTTAAATCTCTGATTCTTCGTTCAGGTGATAACAACATCGGTGATCTGGTCTCTGTTGACTCATTAAACTTGTTCCCTAACTTGGTGGTAAGCTTTATACTGTGAAGTTTCATATACCTTGCATCGTGTACTTCTTAGTTTGCATGGCATGGCATGGCTGCTGTGCTGTATCTATGACAATGAGCCGGGGCCATTGACTGTtatatcaaataatttgttagaaatgATGAATTGGGGATGCaatatttcaaattattttgtaGCTATAATTATTCTGAGTATTTTTTGAGCATGTCTTTCATGTCTGATTGAGTTATTGTATCTCTTGCTTCTTGTAAACACATTTTTTTTGGTGTATATTCCTCTGGAACTGCTTTCTTTACATCACATGGATGGAGTCGGATTATGAATTCATAATTTACCATAACACCAAGACTCACCCTTGAGgctgaattttatttataaacaaaaaatggaaACTAGGAACGACAGCAACATAAATTAAAGCTTGCCCTTCTCGAAGCTTATCCAACATTTCAAAGCCAAGCAAGTTTGAAGAACCCCCCCCAGTAAtgaatcattttatttttaattctttatttgtCTATTATCCTTGCAAGTTTACATTGAGAAAATAACTAATCTGTCTTGTAAGACtattctttccttttcactGTAGAGACTATTCTTTCCTCTGTTACTCTTTTTCTTCCACCTCTCTCCGACCTTTGACTTGCTTGATTTTCTAGAGTAGTTTGTTACATATGAGAATGTtctattctaattatttattttcatttttattttaatcaacaTCAAAGGAAACTAGGCTTTCTGAGAACCCAATAGCTGATTCTACAAGTGGTGGagttccaagatttgttttgaTTGCTCGTTTAGCAAAAATCAAGGTGTTTAATGGAAGTGAGGTAAGTGATGGATGATCTCTCCTAATATTTAATATCTTCATGTATCAGATATAATGTATTCATATCTAATTACCTTCCAGGTTACACCTCGTGAAAGGAAGGACTCTGAGATTAGGTGATTATTCTCTAATTACCT belongs to Arachis duranensis cultivar V14167 chromosome 8, aradu.V14167.gnm2.J7QH, whole genome shotgun sequence and includes:
- the LOC107462917 gene encoding tubulin-folding cofactor E isoform X6; this encodes METKTSKPNFLSYWLSFPSIHLLESSLDVGKICGQLPALQALNLSNNLMSPYKSELPPLESIRILVLNNTGVDWEQVELLRQSLTAIEELHLIGNNISRVLPMSSSFVQGFNSLRLLNLDDNCIAEWDEVMKLSQLRCLEQLYLNKNCLNAILYPDNGQQNELEATSYKPFQNLHCLLLGDNNIGDLVSVDSLNLFPNLVETRLSENPIADSTSGGVPRFVLIARLAKIKVFNGSEVTPRERKDSEIRYVRLVISRLHANAEEIKQHPRFSELKSLYGIEDERPSTGASGPQTIGSGFLSITLKCVGASMGEKQPLTKKLPATATVGKLKFLCESFFKLKSLKLKLFLQEEGSPLPVLLDNHTSSLMDLGIGNESIILVNEES
- the LOC107462917 gene encoding tubulin-folding cofactor E isoform X2; its protein translation is MQDSPDSSHGFRVGQRVHSSGDSRRIGTVKYVGPVEGYSGTWVGVDWDNGEGKHDGSINGVRYFHAKSERSGSLVRAPNLSQGISLLEALEKRYRSKSTNDEEDEMYVLSTSNNRVSIQLVGKDKIQDKLSRFEELTNASLAYMGVSFPGIPYQINTTVPNMKELDLTGNLLSDWKMETKTSKPNFLSYWLSFPSIHLLESSLDVGKICGQLPALQALNLSNNLMSPYKSELPPLESIRILVLNNTGVDWEQVELLRQSLTAIEELHLIGNNISRVLPMSSSFVQGFNSLRLLNLDDNCIAEWDEVMKLSQLRCLEQLYLNKNCLNAILYPDNGQQNELEATSYKPFQNLHCLLLGDNNIGDLVSVDSLNLFPNLVETRLSENPIADSTSGGVPRFVLIARLAKIKVFNGSEVTPRERKDSEIRYVRLVISRLHANAEEIKQHPRFSELKSLYGIEDERPSTGASGPQTIGSGFLSITLKCVGASMGEKQPLTKKLPATATVGKLKFLCESFFKLKSLKLKLFLQEEGSPLPVLLDNHTSSLMDLGIGNESIILVNEES
- the LOC107462917 gene encoding tubulin-folding cofactor E isoform X5; the protein is MQDSPDSSHGFRVGQRVHSSGDSRRIGTVKYVGPVEGYSGTWVGVDWDNGEGKHDGSINGVRYFHAKSERSGSLVRAPNLSQGISLLEALEKRYRSKSTNDEEADEMYVLSTSNNRVSIQLVGKDKIQDKLSRFEELTNASLAYMGVSFPGIPYQINTTVPNMKELDLTGNLLSDWKMETKTSKPNFLSYWLSFPSIHLLESSLDVGKICGQLPALQALNLSNNLMSPYKSELPPLESIRILVLNNTGVDWEQVELLRQSLTAIEELHLIGNNISRVLPMSSSFVQGFNSLRLLNLDDNCIAEWDEVMKLSQLRCLEQLYLNKNCLNAILYPDNGQQNELEATSYKPFQNLHCLLLGDNNIGDLVSVDSLNLFPNLVETRLSENPIADSTSGGVPRFVLIARLAKIKVFNGSEVTPRERKDSEISYHAGMFDL
- the LOC107462917 gene encoding tubulin-folding cofactor E isoform X1, with amino-acid sequence MQDSPDSSHGFRVGQRVHSSGDSRRIGTVKYVGPVEGYSGTWVGVDWDNGEGKHDGSINGVRYFHAKSERSGSLVRAPNLSQGISLLEALEKRYRSKSTNDEEADEMYVLSTSNNRVSIQLVGKDKIQDKLSRFEELTNASLAYMGVSFPGIPYQINTTVPNMKELDLTGNLLSDWKMETKTSKPNFLSYWLSFPSIHLLESSLDVGKICGQLPALQALNLSNNLMSPYKSELPPLESIRILVLNNTGVDWEQVELLRQSLTAIEELHLIGNNISRVLPMSSSFVQGFNSLRLLNLDDNCIAEWDEVMKLSQLRCLEQLYLNKNCLNAILYPDNGQQNELEATSYKPFQNLHCLLLGDNNIGDLVSVDSLNLFPNLVETRLSENPIADSTSGGVPRFVLIARLAKIKVFNGSEVTPRERKDSEIRYVRLVISRLHANAEEIKQHPRFSELKSLYGIEDERPSTGASGPQTIGSGFLSITLKCVGASMGEKQPLTKKLPATATVGKLKFLCESFFKLKSLKLKLFLQEEGSPLPVLLDNHTSSLMDLGIGNESIILVNEES
- the LOC107462917 gene encoding tubulin-folding cofactor E isoform X3 — its product is MQDSPDSSHGFRVGQRVHSSGDSRRIGTVKYVGPVEGYSGTWVGVDWDNGEGKHDGSINGVRYFHAKSERSGSLVRAPNLSQGISLLEALEKRYRSKSTNDEEADEMYVLSTSNNRVSIQLVGKDKIQDKLSRFEELTNASLAYMGVSFPGIPYQINTTVPNMKELDLTGNLLSDWKDVGKICGQLPALQALNLSNNLMSPYKSELPPLESIRILVLNNTGVDWEQVELLRQSLTAIEELHLIGNNISRVLPMSSSFVQGFNSLRLLNLDDNCIAEWDEVMKLSQLRCLEQLYLNKNCLNAILYPDNGQQNELEATSYKPFQNLHCLLLGDNNIGDLVSVDSLNLFPNLVETRLSENPIADSTSGGVPRFVLIARLAKIKVFNGSEVTPRERKDSEIRYVRLVISRLHANAEEIKQHPRFSELKSLYGIEDERPSTGASGPQTIGSGFLSITLKCVGASMGEKQPLTKKLPATATVGKLKFLCESFFKLKSLKLKLFLQEEGSPLPVLLDNHTSSLMDLGIGNESIILVNEES
- the LOC107462917 gene encoding tubulin-folding cofactor E isoform X4; amino-acid sequence: MQDSPDSSHGFRVGQRVHSSGDSRRIGTVKYVGPVEGYSGTWVGVDWDNGEGKHDGSINGVRYFHAKSERSGSLVRAPNLSQGISLLEALEKRYRSKSTNDEEDEMYVLSTSNNRVSIQLVGKDKIQDKLSRFEELTNASLAYMGVSFPGIPYQINTTVPNMKELDLTGNLLSDWKDVGKICGQLPALQALNLSNNLMSPYKSELPPLESIRILVLNNTGVDWEQVELLRQSLTAIEELHLIGNNISRVLPMSSSFVQGFNSLRLLNLDDNCIAEWDEVMKLSQLRCLEQLYLNKNCLNAILYPDNGQQNELEATSYKPFQNLHCLLLGDNNIGDLVSVDSLNLFPNLVETRLSENPIADSTSGGVPRFVLIARLAKIKVFNGSEVTPRERKDSEIRYVRLVISRLHANAEEIKQHPRFSELKSLYGIEDERPSTGASGPQTIGSGFLSITLKCVGASMGEKQPLTKKLPATATVGKLKFLCESFFKLKSLKLKLFLQEEGSPLPVLLDNHTSSLMDLGIGNESIILVNEES